The window ATTGCTCATAACGCTCGTCGGCGCTTCTGCGCGAGGTTGGGGCCATGTTCTCTCTGCATCGTTCCCGTACCGCCGCCGTCCTCGCGGGGGTGCTGCTGGCCGCGGGGATGTTCGGCGGCGTCGTCGCGCCCGCCTCCGCTGCCCCCGGCGACCAGATCTCGGTCTCGCTTCCGGTTCTCACTCCTGACTTCGGGTACGTCAAGCAGGGGAGCGTCATCCCGCGCACGATCGAGCTACTGAACGACGGCATCGACTCGATCACGATCGATCCGGCACCGCTCTCGGCGCTCACCTCGCCGTTCGCCCTCTCCTCGACCACGATCGTGGGCGGGAACGTGATCGCTCCCGGCCAAAGGCGCACGATCTCGGTCACCCTCACGGCGCCGCCGGCCCCGACGGTCGCGAATCAGGCGGTGACGCTGATGCTCGTGTCGAACGACCGGGTCGGATCGATGCCGCTCACCCTGAACTTCCACTCGGAGTCGCTGACGACCGCACGGGCGCACTTCGACATCGCGACTCCGGACGGGTCGGCGACGCTCGGGTTCGGGTCGGTGAAGCTCGGCACGGCTGTGACCCGGCGGCTGACCCTGACGGTCGGTGGCATCGATCCGCTGTCGTTCGGCGAGGGCGACGTCAAGGTCACCGACAGCAGCGGGGCCACCGTGGGTGCCGTGCGGGTGACGGGGTCGTCGTTCGGCGCCGGCACGACCTACCGGCCGATGGAGAGTGCGACCGTCGACCTGACCTTCACCCCGACGGCGGCGGGCACCTTCTCGGGCGCCGTCACCATCACCGGGCGCACGATGAACGGCAACCCCGAGGCGCCGAGCGTCGTCGTGGCTCTGCCGTTCACGGCGGCGGCGACCGCGGTGCCGACTCCGACGCCCACGCCGACAGCCACCGCCACTCCCACCCCGACGTCGACCGCCACTCCTCAGCCGACCTCGACGTCCACCGCCACGCCGTCGGCATCGGGCGCGCCTGGTGCCGGCGGCTCGGGGTCGGCCGGCAGCGGATCCGGCAGCAGTCGGGGCGGCAGCACGGGCCCGGGCGCATCGCTCGCGAGCACCGGGGCGGCCCCGATGGTGGCGTCGGGCTTCGGCCTCGTGATGCTCGTCGGTGGTGCCGCGGCGGTGGTGCTGGGCATCCGTCGCCGTCGTCTGCACGGCTGACGACAGTCGGCGTGCGGACGGGCTAGAGGAGGGCCGTGCGGAGCTGGTCGACCGAGTGCACGACGCCGATCGCGCCGACCGACTCGGCCGGGGAGCCGTAGCCCCACTCGACCATGATGACCGGAACGCCGTGGGCCGCGGCGCCGATGATGTCGTGCTCGCGGTCGCCCACCATCACGATGTTCGTCAGGTCGATCGACTGCTCGCGCAGGCGACGGAGCGCCTCCTCCACGACATCGGCCTTCGCGCTGCGGGTCTCGTCCTCCGACGAGCCGCAGATCACCTCGAAGCAGTCGGCCACGTCGAGGTGCTCGAGGATGCGCAGCGCCTGCGTCTCCGACTTCGAGGTCGCGATCGCGAGCGGGATGCCCGCGGCGTGCAGGGCGCGCACGAGCCCGATCATCCCCGGGTACACGCGGGCGTCGTCCTGCGGGCCCTCCGAGGCGGCGAGCCCGCGATACACGACGAGCGCCTCGCGCGCCTCGGCCTCCGTCATCGACGCCACGTCACGGAACCCGTCGAGGATCGGCGGCCCCACGAACGCCACCAGCTCCGCAGGCAGCGGCACCGGCCGCCCCATCGCCTGCAGGGTGCGCGAGAGCCGGCCGATGATCCCCGGGGCGGAGTCGGTGATGGTTCCGTCGAGGTCGAAGAGGATGCACGACCACGGCTTGGACGGGTTCTGCTGAGTCACCCGCCCAATCCTAGAGTCGCCCCGCGGCCCACCGGAGCGGCCGTGCAGCTCCGCCACCCTAGACTCGCCCTGAAATGGTCGCTTCCCTCGCCCGCCGCGCCCCCGTGGTCATCACGCTGCTCCTGCTCGCCGGGGCGGTCGTCGTGGTCGCCACCGGCGTGCTGCCGTGGCCCGACTTCACCGCTCTGGTCGAGCGCGTGGCCCCGGTGCTCGCCTTCGTCATCGCCATCACGATCGTCGCGGAGCTGGCCAGCGACGCCGGGGTGTTCACCGCGCTCGCCGAACGCATCGCCGGCTGGGGCCGGGGCCGCATCTGGGCGCTCTGGCTGCTCGTGATCGCGCTCGCCGTGGTCAGCACCGCCTTCCTCTCACTCGACACGACGGCCGTGCTGGTGACCCCCGTGGTCGTGGTGCTGGCGCTGCACGTGGGGGTCTCGCCGATCCCGTTCGCGCTCGCGACCGTGTGGCTGGCGAACACGGCCTCCCTCTTCCTCCCGGTCTCGAACCTGACGAACCTGCTGGCCGCGCGCTTCTTCGAGGGCGGGCCGGTGCAGTTCCTCGGCGTGGTCTGGGCTCCGGCCCTGGTCGGTGTGGTCGTGAGCGTGGTCATCCTCTCCGTGGTCTACCGCTCGCGGCTCGTCGGGCGGTACCTCACCCCCGAGCGCACGCCCATCCGGGATCGCGGCCTGCTCGTCTACTCGGCGGTCGTCGTCGTGCTGCTGCTGCCGATGCTCGTCTCGGGCCTCGAGGTCGCCTGGGTCGCCGGGGTCGCGGCCGTGCTGCTGCTCGGCGCGTTCCTGGTGCGCCGGCGCGAGGCGATCGCGGTGTCGCTCGTGCCCTGGCAGGCGCTCGGCATCGCCTTCGGGTTGTTCGTGCTGGTCGAGGCGGCGCACGCGCACGGTCTCGAGGACCTGCTCGCCTCCGTCAGCGGCTCGGGCGACGACCCGCTGAGCCTGCTGCACCTCGCGGCGGTGGCCGCGGTCAGCGCGAACGGCATCAACAACCTGCCCGCCTACCTCGTGCTCGAGCCGCAGGCCGGCAGCCAGCTGCGCCTGGTCGCCCTGCTGATCGGCGTCAACCTCGGGCCGCTCGTCACACCGTGGGCGTCGCTCGCGACCCTGCTCTGGCACCAGCGCCTCACGGCCCTCGGCGTCACCATCTCGTGGCCCCGCTTCATGGGTCTCGGCCTGATCGCGGTCGTGATCATCGTGCCGCTGGCCACCCTGGCGCTGGCCTTCACGGCCTGAGAAGTCTCTCGTCAGTCGGTTGCAGTGAGCGGATGCCCGAGCCCGACCTTCACGCCTCGACGAACTCGCGCTTGACGACCTGGCCCAGTGTTCCGGCGTCGAACTGCACGGCGACGAAGTCGGCGGTCGAGACGAGGGCCAGCGCATCCGGAGCCGGCAGGATCATCGCCTGGGCGGCGGCCCGCTGCTCCTCGGGGACGGCGAGCCGCAGCTCGGCGATGGAGGTGAACAGCGGCAGCACCAGCTCACCCGTCGTGGACAGGACCGTGCGCAGCTGAGGGTCGGCCGCATCCGTCGTGCCGGTGATGTCGACCACGAGGCCGCCCGTGCGCATCGCCGTCAGGAGGGCGTCGAGCGTCGTGCGGTTCGGCAGTGCCGCGAAGGTCTCGAGCGCCTTGCGCAGCGGCCGGTTCGAGTACGACTTGGGGAAGGCGGGTCTGCGGGAAGCCACCCCTCAACCCTATCCAGCCGGTGACTCAGAAGAGGCGGGAGTCGGCGTCGTCGAGGCCGCGCATCGCGTCGTAGTCGAGCGTGACGCAGCGGATGCCGCGGTCGAGTGCCAGCGTGCGCGCCTGCGGCTTGATCTCCTGCGCGGCGAAGACGCCCTGCACGGGGGCGAGGTGCGGGTCGCGGTTCATCAGCTCGAGGTAGCGGGTGAGCTGCTCGACGCCGTCGATGTCGCCGCGGCGCTTGATCTCCACGGCGACGGATGCCCCGGCCGAGTCGCGCGCCAGGATGTCGACGGGGCCGATCGCGGTCATGTACTCGCGTCGCACCAGCGTGTGGCCGTCGCCGAGGAGGTCGATCTGCTCGGCGAGGAGCTTCTGCAGGTGCGCCTCGACGCCGTCCTTGACGAGACCCGGGTCGATGCCGAGCTCGTGCGCCGAGTCGTGCTCGATGTCGTAGAGGGAGACGACGAGCACGTCGTCGGTCTTCTTCTGCGTCACCTTCCAGAGCTCGGTGATACCCGCCTCGGCCTGGTCGGCGTCGGGCTCCTGCACGGTGATGCTGCAGGGCGGGCTCATCCAGTTCAGCGGCTTGTAGCTGCCGCCGTCGGAGTGCACCAGGATGCTGCCGTCGCTCTTCAGCATCAGCAGCCGCTTCGCGAGCGGGAGGTGGGCGCTGAGGCGGCCGGCGTAGTCGACGGAACAGGTGGCAATGACGAGACGCACCTGTAGAGCGTAACCGCCCGCCCGGCACCTGCCTCCCGCGGGTCAGGGGCTGGGCGCGGCCTCGAGGGGAGCGCGCTCCCGCGCGGCCGGGGAGGCGAGGCCCGCGAGCACGACGAGCACCAGCACGAGCAGCAGCCCGTTCAGGATGCCGAACTCGTGACCGAGCAGGCCGATCACCGGCGGGCCCACGAGGAACGCGGTGTAGCCGATGATCGCGACCGCGCTGACGCGGGCGGCCGAACGCTGCGGGTCGGGGGTGTCGGCGGCGGCCGACATGCCGACCGGGAAGCCGAGCGACGACCCGAGCGCCCAGAACGCCGCGCCGACGAAGGCGAGCCAGGGTGCGGGGGCGAAGATGAACAGCAGCAGGCCGAGCACGGCCAGGGCTGCACTCACCCTCAGCACCGGCACCCGCCCGAAGCGGTCGAGCACCGGCCCACCCGCGACACGACCGACGGTCATCGAGACCGTGAACACGCCGAACGCGATCGCGCCCGTGGTGTTGGACTGGTCGTAGCCGTCGACCATGGCGATGGCGAGCCAGTCGTTCGCCGAGCCTTCGGCGAAAGCCATGCCGAGCATGATCAGGCCGATGGCGAGCAGCCGAAGATCGCGCCAGACGCCGAGCGACTCGACGAGGCGCTCGCGCAGCGGCTTCTTCGGCGTGTCGTCGAGCTCGGCGGCCTCGACCCCCTTCGGCACGAAGCGGATGGCCACGACCACCGCCACGAGCACCACGACGGCCATCACGGCGAGGTGGGCGATCACGGGCACCGAGAGAGCGGAGGCGAGGGCCCCGATGCCGGCGCCGGCCACGGTTCCGAAGCTGAAGAAGGCGTGCATGAGGGGCATCAGCGTCTTGCCGATCGCGCGCTCGGCGGCGGCGCCCTCGACGTTCATCATCACGTCGACCGCTCCGTTGCCGAAGCCGAAGAATGCGAGGCCGATCGCGACGACGGCGGGGCTGACGAGGGTGTCGGTGCCGAGGCCGATGCCGACGAGGCCCACCGAGACGAGGCCCAGCACGATCACCATGCCGGCCCGGGCTCCGATGCGCGCCATGATCGGCGGCGCCGCGATGAGCCCGATCACCGAGCCGGCCGACATGGCGAAGATGAGCAGGCCCACCTGCGCGGTGTCGATGCCGAGCTGGTCGCGCACGGCCGGCAGGCGGGCGACCCAGCTCGCGATGGAGACGCCGCTCAGGGCGAAGATGACGAAGATCGCATTGCGCCAGGCGTGCAGCTGACGGAGCGTGAGCGTCGTGGTCGTCATGGGAATCCTCGGTGACTCGAAGTGGGCCGGGCGATCGTCGTGAAATCGAATCGTTTCGATCGAATCGATTCGACTACAGTAGCGAGCATGACCGGCCACTCGCAAGGCGCGCGCCGGGCGACCCTGTCGCACGTGGCGGAGCGCGCCGGCGTGTCCCGGTCGACGGCCTCGCTCGCCTTCAGCGGTGCCGGCCCGGTCTCTCCGGCGACGAAGGACCGGGTGCTCGCCGCGGCGGCCGAGCTCGGCTACGGCGGGCCCGATCCGCGGGCCCGGTCTCTCCGGCAGGGGCGGTCGGGGGTGGTGGGCATCGTGTTCGACGAGAAGCTGCTGCACGCGTTCCGCGACCCGGTCAACGTGCAGACGCTCGACGGCATCGCCGACGGCCTCGGCGTGGACAGCAACGGCCTGCTGCTGCTCACCGAGACGGGCGCGGTGGGGGAGGGCATCCGCTCGGCCGCGGTCGACGCCGCCGTTCTGATGGGCTGCAGCACCGTGCTCGACGACGTCATCGCCGCGCTGGGGCGGCGGGGCATCCCACTCGTCTCGATCGAGGGAGGGGAGCGGGAGGGCGTGGTCGACATCGGGCTCGACAACGTGAACGCCTCCGAGGAGCTCGCCCGGCACCTGCACGCGCTCGGGCACCGACGGGTGGGCAGCGTGCTGCTCGGGGTCGACCCCGACCGGGTCTCGCGGAGGGTGACCCTCGACGAGCTGCCGGTCATCACGGCGCCGGTGACGGCCGACCGGCTGCGCGGAGCGGCCCGGGTCTTCCCTGGGCTGACGGCTTTCACCGCGGGCTTCAACCTGGTCGAGAACGGCGCCGCGGCGGCCGGATCACTGCTAGATGTGCCCGCCGGCGAGCGGCCCACCGCGATCATGGCGCAGAGCGACCTGCTCGCCGTCGGCGTGCTGCGGGCGGCCGAGGAGCGCGGGCTCCGGGTGCCCGACGACCTCTCGGTCACCGGCTTCGACGGGGTGCGGATCGACGGCCTGACCGGCCACGAGCTCACCACGATGCGCCAGCCGGCGGCGGACAAGGGCCGGGCGGCAGGCGAGGCGGTGGCGGCGCTGATCGCCGGCGAGGAGGCCCACTCCCTCCAGTTCGCGTGCGAGCTGCGTCTCGGCGACACGACCGGCCCCGTCCCCGCCTGACCGGGGCTCTGGCACGGCGGGGCGGCGGGGCGCTACTGTCGTGCCAGGTGCCGCCGGGCATCCGCGGGGAGGGGTGGCGCATGGGGGCAGCTGCGGCACGAGACACGGCGAGCCGAGCCACGGCCGGCACCGCGCCCGCGCGCGGCGGGCTCGTGCTGCTCGCGCTCATCCTCGCCTCGGGCGTCGCCAACCTCAACCTCTCGGTCGCCAACGTCGCCCTGCCCTCGATCGGGCAGGCCTTCGACGCCTCGCAGACCGCGCTGAACCTCGTGGCGGTGGGCTTCTCGCTCGGCCTCGCGGGCTCCGTGCTCTACCTCGGCGCCCTCGGCGACCGCTACGGGCGCAAGCGGATGCTCGTGCTCGGCCTCGCGCTGAGCATCCCCGCGGCGCTGCTCGCCGCCTACGCGCCCGGCATCGAGGTGCTCTTCCTGGCCCGGGTGTTCGGCGGGGTCGCGGCCGGCATGGCCTACCCGACCACCCTCGCGCTGATCGCCGCGCTCTGGACAGGGCCGAAGCGCATCGCCGCGATCGCCCTCTGGTCGGGCCTCGGCGGCGCCATCTCGGCGCTCGGCCCGCTGGCCTCGGGCTACCTGATCGGCGTCTTCGACTGGAGCGCGGTCTTCCTGATGACCATCCCGCTCGCGGCGGTGACGCTCGTGATCGTGCTGCTCGTGGTGCCCGCGAAGGTGAACGAGGGCACCGATCCCGTGGACAATCCGGGTGGCGTGCTGTCGATCGTGCTGGTCGCCGCGCTGGTGCTGGCGATCAACTTCGCCGCGGTGCCCGGGGCGCAGCTGTTCGCCCTCGGGCTCGGTGCCGTCGCGGTGGTGGCGGGCATCGGCTTCGTGCTGCGGCAGCGGCGGGCCGCGCATCCGCTCTACGACCTGCGCATCGCCGCCCGCCGCACCTTCTGGGTGGCGGCCGTCGGGGGCATCATCGTGTTCGGGTCGTTGATGGGCGCGATGTACGTGGGGCAGCTGTTCCTGCAGAACGTGCTGCAGTACTCGGCGCTCGAGGCGGGGGCGAGCATCCTGCCCGCGGCGCTGCTGATGGTGCTCGCGGCGCCGCTGTCGAGCCGGCTCGTGCTGCGGTTCGGGGCGCGGGTCGTGTTCCTGCTGGGCTTCGCGTTCTGCCTGCTCGGCTTCCTCACGATGCTGCTCTTCTGGGACGTCGGGATCAGCTACCTGCCCGTCGGCGTCGGCTACGCCCTGATCGGCATCGGCGTGGGGCTCGCCGGGCCGCCGTCGTCGCGCTCGCTCACCGACTCGGTGCCGGTCGAGCGCGCGGGCATGGCGTCGGGCACCTCCGACCTGCAGCGCGACCTCGGCGGGTCGATCATGCAGTCGGTGCTGGGGGCGATCCTCACGGCGGGGTACGCGGCGGCCATCGCGAAGTCGATAGCGGATGCTCCCGCCGACGTGCAGGGCGAGGTGAACTCGAGCGTGGCCGCCCAGTTGCAGAAGTCGTTCGACGGGGCGGTGTCGATCGCGAAGCAGTACCCCGAGTACGCCGACGGGATCGTGGCGGCCGCGCGGCAGTCGTTCCTCGACGGGGCCGATTGGGCCTACGCGACCGGGATGCTCACCATGCTGGTCGGGGCGGTGCTGGTGTTCCTCTTCTATCCGCGGCGCGAGCGCGAGCACGAGCTGTTCCGCGAGTACGCCGGCGGTGCAGCGGCCGAACGGGGCGCGGAGCCGGCCGCCGAGCCGGCCGGCGAGCCGCCCGTCGGCGGGAACCCGGAGCCGCGCACGGGAGGATAGGGGCATGCTCCTCACCGTGCTCGGCACCGCGACCCCCTACCCGCGACCCGACGACCCCTGCTCGGGGTACCTGCTGCAGGGCGAGCCCTCGGCGCACGGCGGGCGCACGACCGTCTGGATCGACGCCGGCACCGGCACCTTCGCCGGACTGCAGCGGCACGTCGACCTCGACCGGCTCGACGGGATCGTGATCTCGCACCGGCACGCCGACCACTCGGCCGACCTGCTGGTCGCGTACTACGCCCTGCGCTTCTCCGAGCACCGGCCGAGCGGACCGATCCCGCTGATCGCCCCGGAGGGCATGCTCGAGCGCCTCGCCGCCTACCTCGGCCCGAACTCGGTCGACGAGCTGCCGCGGGTGTTCGAGCACCGGCCGATGAGCGGCTTCGGGGACGCGAGGATCGGCAGCCTCTCGCTCTCGTGGGGGCCGGTGCAGCACGGGGTCCCGGCGTTCGGGCTCACGGTTGAGGAGGGCGGCCGTCGCTTCGCCTACTCGGGCGACTCGGCACCCTGCCTGTCGCTCGAGGAGATCGGCGAGCGGGCCGACCTCTTCCTGGTGGAGGCCGGCTACGACCGGGAGCCCGACGGCGTGCCGGCGCACCACACCCCCGAGGACGCCGGTCGCACCGCCACGGCGGCGGGGGCCGCGCGGCTCGTGCTGACGCATCGCGCCGAGACGGTGACGGGCGAGCAGGCGCGGGCACGCGCATCCGCTCACTTCGACGGGCCCATCGACGTGGCGGTGCCGGGGCTCGCGCTGCAGGTCTAGGCCGGCGGGGCCGCACGAGGCCGGCGGGCCGCATGAGGCCGGCGCCGTGCGTGGCGCAGCTGTCGCGCGTCTAGGCCGGCGCCCCCGTCACGATCCACCGCGATCCGCGCGCCCGGAGCCCGAGCGTCAGCGCCCGCGCCCCGATGTAGCCGAAGCCGAACGCGACCCACAGCCAGACCAGCCCCGCGACGCCCGGCGGACGCACGACGTCGACCACGATCAGCAGCGGCAGGTAGGCCACGAGGGTGACGAGCCCGGCCAGGGCGAGGTAGCGCGCATCCCCCGCCCCGATCAGCACCCCGTCGAGCACGAACACGAAGCCGGCCAGCGGGATGCCGACCGCCATCGTCAGGAGCGTCGCCGTGACGGCCTGCTGCACCTCGGGCGACGAGCTGAACACCGGCCCGGCGAACGGCGCCACCGCCGCGACGAGCACGCCGAGCACCACGCCCGAGCCGATGCCCCACCGGATCAGGCGCCCTGTGACCGCGTGCACCCGGTCGACCTCGTCGGCTCCGAGCGAGTGCCCGACCAGCGCCTGCCCGGCGATCGCCAGCGCGTCGAGGATGAACGCCAGCGTCGAGAACACCGTCAGCGCGATCTGGAACGCCGCGAGCTCGGTCACCCCGAGCGACGTGGCCACGACCACCGACGCCACGAGGGCCGTGCGCAGGCTGGCCGTGCGCAGCAGCAGCCAGCCCCCGGCGAGAGCGGCGCCCGACACCCCGTCGAGGCCCGGTCGAAGCGACAGACCGGATGCCCGGGCCGCCCGCACCGCCATCACGACGTAGACGGCGGCCATCCCCCACTGCGCCAACACGGTGCCGGCGGCCGACCCCGCGATGCCCCAGCCGGCGCCGTAGATCAGCAGCGCGTTCAGCGCGGCGTTGACGGCGAAGCCCGAGACCGCGACGACGAGCGGGGTGCGGGTGTCCTGCAGGCCGCGCAGCAGGCCGGTGGCGGCGATCACGACGAGCATGCCGGGCAGGCCGATCAGCGAGACCGTCAGATAGGTGGTCGCCTCGGCCGAGACCGCGGCGGTCGAGCCGAACAGCCCCACCAGCGGGGCGGCGAGCGGCCAGGCCACGAGCGCCAGCAGCACGCCGATGCCGAGAGCGAGCCACATGCCGTCGATGCCGGCCTTCACGGCGCCCGGCCGGTCGCCCGCGCCGAGCCGCCGGGCGACCGCGGGGGTGGTGGCGTAGGCGAGGAAGATCAGCAGGCCCACCGCGGTCTGCAGCAGGGTGCTCGCGACGCCGAGGCCGGCGAGCTCGGTCTCGCCGAGATGCCCCACGAGGGCCGTGTCGGTGAGCAGGAACAGGGGCTCGGCCACGAGCGCGCCGAGCGCGGGCACCGCGAGGCGCAGGATGTCGCGGTCGAGGCTCGGCATCTGCTCAGCCTAGATCGGGCCACCGACGCCGGACGGGCTCGGGCCTGCGTCGCGCACCGACCCTGGATGGGTGTCAGGGGTGGGTGCGTAGAGTTGCCTCGTGACTGCTTCCGGAATCGACCTCACCGAACTCGACCCCACCGTGCGCGCGCAGGACGACCTGTTCCGCCACGTCAACGGCAGGTGGATCGCCCGCACCGCGATCCCCGACGACAAGGCCCGCTACGGCTCGTTCTACGTGCTCGCCGAAGAGGCCGAGAAGGCCGTTCGCACGATCATCGAGGAGTCCACCGGCGCTCCGGAGGGCACCGAGGCGCGAAAGTTCGGCGACCTCTACACGAGCTTCATGGACGTCGAGCGCATCGAGGCCCTCGGCGCCGCACCGCTCGAGCCGCAGCTCGCGCTGGTCGACGCCATCGACGACCGCGCCTCGCTCGCGCGCACACTGGGGCGTCTCGAGCGGCAGGGCGTGCCGGGCATCCTGAGGCTCTTCGTCGACAACGACCCGGGGAACCCCGAACGCTACCTCGTGTTCGCCGAGCAGGGCGGCATCTCGCTGCCCGACGAGAGCTACTTCCGCGACGAGAAGTTCGCCTCGGTGCGCGAGGCCTACGTCGGCCACGTCGAGCGGATGCTCGGGCTCGCCGGTCTCGACGAGGCCCCCCGCCGCGCCCAGCGCGTGTTCGAGCTGGAGTCGCTGCTCGCCGCCTCGCACTGGGACAACGTGCGCACCCGCGACGCGCAGGCCACCTACAACCTGCTCACCTGGAGCGAGCTGCTGTCGCTGCCGGCTGCCCCGTCGTCCGCGTCCGAGACCTCGGGCGCGGAGCTGATCGGGCTCTGGCGCGACGCGCTCGAGGCCCCGGAGGGCGTGTTCGATGAGCTCGTCGTGCGCGAGCCGAGCTTCGTGACCGGGCTCGGGGCCGCCCTCGTCGAGGCGCCGCTGGAGAGCTGGAAGGACTGGCTCGCCTGGAACGTCGTGCACGGCTGGGCGCCCTACCTCTCGGGCGACTTCGTGGAGGAGAACTTCGACTTCTACGCGCGCACGCTCACCGGCACCCCGAGCATCCGGGATCGCTGGAAGCGCGGGGTCTCGCTGGTCGAGGGCTCGATGGGCGAGGCCGTGGGCCGCATCTACGTCGAGGAGCACTTCCCGCCGACGGCGAAGGCGGCGATGGACGTGCTGGTCGCCAACCTGATCGAGGCGTACCGCCAGTCGATCTCGACCCTCGAGTGGATGAGCCCGGCCACCCGCGAGCGCGCCCTCGAGAAGCTGGTCAAGTTCACGCCCAAGATCGGCTTCCCGGCGCGCTGGCGCGACTACTCGGCGCTCTCGATCGACCCCACCGACCTGATCGCCAACGTGCGCGCCACCAGCGAGTTCGAGTTCCAGCGCGAGCTCGGCAAGATCGGCAAGCCGCTCGACCGCGACGAGTGGTTCATGACGCCGCAGACGATCAACGCCTACTACAACCCGGGCTTCAATGAGATCGTGTTCCCGGCGGCCATCCTGCAGCACCCGTTCTTCGACGAGAACCGGGACGCGGCGGCCAACTACGGCGCCATCGGCGCGGTGATCGGGCACGAGATCGGGCACGGCTTCGACGACCAGGGCTCGCGCTTCGACGGCGACGGGCGGCTCACCGACTGGTGGACCGAGGCCGACCGGGAGGCGTTCGAGAAGCTGACCTCGTCGCTCATCGCGCAGTACGACGCCCTCGCCCCGGCCCAGGTGCCCGACCACCACGTGAACGGTGCGCTGACGATCGGCGAGAACAT of the Herbiconiux flava genome contains:
- the nucS gene encoding endonuclease NucS, whose product is MRLVIATCSVDYAGRLSAHLPLAKRLLMLKSDGSILVHSDGGSYKPLNWMSPPCSITVQEPDADQAEAGITELWKVTQKKTDDVLVVSLYDIEHDSAHELGIDPGLVKDGVEAHLQKLLAEQIDLLGDGHTLVRREYMTAIGPVDILARDSAGASVAVEIKRRGDIDGVEQLTRYLELMNRDPHLAPVQGVFAAQEIKPQARTLALDRGIRCVTLDYDAMRGLDDADSRLF
- a CDS encoding LacI family DNA-binding transcriptional regulator, translating into MTGHSQGARRATLSHVAERAGVSRSTASLAFSGAGPVSPATKDRVLAAAAELGYGGPDPRARSLRQGRSGVVGIVFDEKLLHAFRDPVNVQTLDGIADGLGVDSNGLLLLTETGAVGEGIRSAAVDAAVLMGCSTVLDDVIAALGRRGIPLVSIEGGEREGVVDIGLDNVNASEELARHLHALGHRRVGSVLLGVDPDRVSRRVTLDELPVITAPVTADRLRGAARVFPGLTAFTAGFNLVENGAAAAGSLLDVPAGERPTAIMAQSDLLAVGVLRAAEERGLRVPDDLSVTGFDGVRIDGLTGHELTTMRQPAADKGRAAGEAVAALIAGEEAHSLQFACELRLGDTTGPVPA
- a CDS encoding HAD hydrolase-like protein, encoding MTQQNPSKPWSCILFDLDGTITDSAPGIIGRLSRTLQAMGRPVPLPAELVAFVGPPILDGFRDVASMTEAEAREALVVYRGLAASEGPQDDARVYPGMIGLVRALHAAGIPLAIATSKSETQALRILEHLDVADCFEVICGSSEDETRSAKADVVEEALRRLREQSIDLTNIVMVGDREHDIIGAAAHGVPVIMVEWGYGSPAESVGAIGVVHSVDQLRTALL
- a CDS encoding MFS transporter; this encodes MGAAAARDTASRATAGTAPARGGLVLLALILASGVANLNLSVANVALPSIGQAFDASQTALNLVAVGFSLGLAGSVLYLGALGDRYGRKRMLVLGLALSIPAALLAAYAPGIEVLFLARVFGGVAAGMAYPTTLALIAALWTGPKRIAAIALWSGLGGAISALGPLASGYLIGVFDWSAVFLMTIPLAAVTLVIVLLVVPAKVNEGTDPVDNPGGVLSIVLVAALVLAINFAAVPGAQLFALGLGAVAVVAGIGFVLRQRRAAHPLYDLRIAARRTFWVAAVGGIIVFGSLMGAMYVGQLFLQNVLQYSALEAGASILPAALLMVLAAPLSSRLVLRFGARVVFLLGFAFCLLGFLTMLLFWDVGISYLPVGVGYALIGIGVGLAGPPSSRSLTDSVPVERAGMASGTSDLQRDLGGSIMQSVLGAILTAGYAAAIAKSIADAPADVQGEVNSSVAAQLQKSFDGAVSIAKQYPEYADGIVAAARQSFLDGADWAYATGMLTMLVGAVLVFLFYPRREREHELFREYAGGAAAERGAEPAAEPAGEPPVGGNPEPRTGG
- a CDS encoding SLC13 family permease, with protein sequence MVASLARRAPVVITLLLLAGAVVVVATGVLPWPDFTALVERVAPVLAFVIAITIVAELASDAGVFTALAERIAGWGRGRIWALWLLVIALAVVSTAFLSLDTTAVLVTPVVVVLALHVGVSPIPFALATVWLANTASLFLPVSNLTNLLAARFFEGGPVQFLGVVWAPALVGVVVSVVILSVVYRSRLVGRYLTPERTPIRDRGLLVYSAVVVVLLLPMLVSGLEVAWVAGVAAVLLLGAFLVRRREAIAVSLVPWQALGIAFGLFVLVEAAHAHGLEDLLASVSGSGDDPLSLLHLAAVAAVSANGINNLPAYLVLEPQAGSQLRLVALLIGVNLGPLVTPWASLATLLWHQRLTALGVTISWPRFMGLGLIAVVIIVPLATLALAFTA
- a CDS encoding SseB family protein, producing the protein MASRRPAFPKSYSNRPLRKALETFAALPNRTTLDALLTAMRTGGLVVDITGTTDAADPQLRTVLSTTGELVLPLFTSIAELRLAVPEEQRAAAQAMILPAPDALALVSTADFVAVQFDAGTLGQVVKREFVEA
- a CDS encoding MFS transporter — its product is MTTTTLTLRQLHAWRNAIFVIFALSGVSIASWVARLPAVRDQLGIDTAQVGLLIFAMSAGSVIGLIAAPPIMARIGARAGMVIVLGLVSVGLVGIGLGTDTLVSPAVVAIGLAFFGFGNGAVDVMMNVEGAAAERAIGKTLMPLMHAFFSFGTVAGAGIGALASALSVPVIAHLAVMAVVVLVAVVVAIRFVPKGVEAAELDDTPKKPLRERLVESLGVWRDLRLLAIGLIMLGMAFAEGSANDWLAIAMVDGYDQSNTTGAIAFGVFTVSMTVGRVAGGPVLDRFGRVPVLRVSAALAVLGLLLFIFAPAPWLAFVGAAFWALGSSLGFPVGMSAAADTPDPQRSAARVSAVAIIGYTAFLVGPPVIGLLGHEFGILNGLLLVLVLVVLAGLASPAARERAPLEAAPSP
- a CDS encoding MBL fold metallo-hydrolase, giving the protein MLLTVLGTATPYPRPDDPCSGYLLQGEPSAHGGRTTVWIDAGTGTFAGLQRHVDLDRLDGIVISHRHADHSADLLVAYYALRFSEHRPSGPIPLIAPEGMLERLAAYLGPNSVDELPRVFEHRPMSGFGDARIGSLSLSWGPVQHGVPAFGLTVEEGGRRFAYSGDSAPCLSLEEIGERADLFLVEAGYDREPDGVPAHHTPEDAGRTATAAGAARLVLTHRAETVTGEQARARASAHFDGPIDVAVPGLALQV
- a CDS encoding choice-of-anchor D domain-containing protein; the encoded protein is MFSLHRSRTAAVLAGVLLAAGMFGGVVAPASAAPGDQISVSLPVLTPDFGYVKQGSVIPRTIELLNDGIDSITIDPAPLSALTSPFALSSTTIVGGNVIAPGQRRTISVTLTAPPAPTVANQAVTLMLVSNDRVGSMPLTLNFHSESLTTARAHFDIATPDGSATLGFGSVKLGTAVTRRLTLTVGGIDPLSFGEGDVKVTDSSGATVGAVRVTGSSFGAGTTYRPMESATVDLTFTPTAAGTFSGAVTITGRTMNGNPEAPSVVVALPFTAAATAVPTPTPTPTATATPTPTSTATPQPTSTSTATPSASGAPGAGGSGSAGSGSGSSRGGSTGPGASLASTGAAPMVASGFGLVMLVGGAAAVVLGIRRRRLHG